A genomic stretch from Sulfobacillus thermosulfidooxidans includes:
- a CDS encoding type II 3-dehydroquinate dehydratase translates to MKIAIVNGPNLGILGRRQPQIYGNRSWDDIFQRLQQRFPRCTLVYFQSNHEGQVIDYLESLEEQGIEALIINPGAWTHQSYAIRDALAALSMPIVEVHISNIYAREDFRAHSLTAPVVTAQLSGFGTEGYRLAVAYLCEEQL, encoded by the coding sequence ATGAAAATTGCAATTGTTAATGGTCCTAATCTGGGCATTCTGGGCAGACGTCAACCGCAAATTTACGGCAACCGTAGCTGGGATGACATTTTTCAACGTCTTCAACAGCGTTTTCCAAGGTGTACGTTGGTGTATTTTCAGTCCAATCACGAAGGTCAGGTTATTGATTATTTAGAAAGCCTGGAAGAGCAAGGAATCGAGGCCTTGATTATTAATCCCGGAGCCTGGACACACCAGAGTTATGCGATTCGGGATGCCTTAGCTGCTTTGTCCATGCCTATTGTGGAAGTGCACATCAGTAATATCTATGCGCGAGAAGATTTTCGCGCCCATTCGCTCACTGCACCCGTTGTGACAGCTCAATTAAGCGGATTTGGAACCGAAGGTTACCGGCTAGCTGTGGCCTATTTGTGCGAGGAACAGCTGTAA
- a CDS encoding CD1247 N-terminal domain-containing protein, whose amino-acid sequence MADLRRKVSHLVGLAERYDVGSRSREGKIIEEMIDVLRDLALDVEEVSVNQAEMEDFLDELDEDLLDVEEEVYGDSDVDEDDTMTFDDDDDDTLLDDAFLDDDDLDEPSYIALECPVCHKESSYNEALFERDGIQLSCPHCGNVIYDSDEDCIIMEQSDDDDDEDDYTSYR is encoded by the coding sequence ATGGCAGATCTTCGACGCAAAGTTTCGCATCTAGTGGGCTTGGCTGAACGATATGATGTGGGTTCACGAAGTCGTGAGGGAAAAATCATTGAGGAAATGATTGATGTTTTGAGGGATTTGGCCCTGGATGTCGAGGAAGTGTCCGTGAACCAGGCGGAAATGGAAGACTTTCTTGACGAATTGGACGAAGACCTTCTTGATGTCGAAGAAGAAGTGTACGGCGATAGCGACGTCGATGAGGATGACACCATGACTTTCGACGATGACGACGACGATACCCTTCTCGATGACGCATTTCTTGATGATGACGATCTCGATGAACCTTCTTATATTGCGCTGGAATGTCCCGTGTGTCATAAGGAATCGTCTTATAACGAAGCATTATTCGAAAGAGACGGCATACAGCTGTCCTGTCCGCATTGCGGCAATGTGATTTATGATAGCGACGAAGACTGCATCATCATGGAACAATCCGACGATGATGATGACGAAGACGATTATACGTCCTACCGTTAA
- the efp gene encoding elongation factor P: MISSNDFRNGVTIELDGVLYQVIEFQHVKPGKGSAFVRTKLKNLQTGGVVDRTFNAGERVPSARVEKREMQFLYSSGDDYTFMDTETFEQLTLHSADIGDGVRFLKENMTCYVILYKGSSIGVDLPNSVDLKIVETEPGFKGDTATGGTKPAKLETGAIVKVPLFVEQGEVITVDTRTGQYLGRA, from the coding sequence GTGATTTCTTCTAACGATTTTCGTAATGGTGTAACCATTGAACTCGATGGCGTTTTGTACCAAGTCATTGAATTTCAGCATGTGAAGCCAGGCAAGGGTTCGGCTTTCGTCCGTACTAAGCTCAAGAATTTGCAAACCGGTGGTGTCGTAGACCGGACATTTAACGCCGGAGAACGCGTCCCGAGTGCCCGGGTCGAAAAACGGGAGATGCAATTCTTATATAGCAGTGGAGACGATTATACCTTTATGGATACCGAAACCTTTGAACAACTGACCTTACACAGTGCTGATATTGGCGATGGGGTACGTTTTCTCAAAGAAAATATGACCTGTTATGTCATTTTATACAAAGGTAGCAGTATTGGTGTCGACTTGCCCAATAGTGTGGATTTGAAAATTGTTGAGACAGAACCTGGCTTTAAAGGCGATACCGCAACGGGTGGCACGAAACCGGCCAAGCTGGAGACCGGAGCTATTGTCAAAGTTCCCTTATTTGTTGAACAAGGCGAAGTCATTACTGTCGATACGCGTACGGGGCAATATTTAGGACGCGCTTAA
- a CDS encoding DsrE family protein encodes MMENKQPTLVVLTTGKEAFVRANAVLQMTLMMRKFGQMPVEFLALGPGIEILRSNQKNSPQFGQQLQAMKEAGIEIAVCENSLENLGLTMDQMFEAKVVRGGEEVAHKILEGYKVLTF; translated from the coding sequence ATGATGGAAAACAAGCAACCAACCCTTGTGGTCCTAACAACCGGCAAAGAAGCTTTTGTCCGGGCCAATGCTGTCTTGCAAATGACCTTGATGATGCGCAAATTTGGGCAAATGCCTGTCGAATTTTTGGCACTCGGCCCTGGTATTGAAATTCTCCGTTCCAATCAAAAGAATTCTCCGCAATTTGGTCAACAACTTCAAGCCATGAAAGAAGCTGGAATTGAAATTGCTGTATGTGAAAATTCTTTAGAAAATCTCGGGTTAACCATGGATCAAATGTTTGAAGCCAAAGTGGTGCGGGGTGGCGAAGAAGTCGCTCATAAGATTTTAGAAGGCTATAAGGTCTTAACGTTTTAA
- the accC gene encoding acetyl-CoA carboxylase biotin carboxylase subunit — protein MFNKILVANRGEIAIRVMRAARELGIKTVAVYSDADKEATHVKYADEAFPIGPAPSNLSYLHIPNIINAAVQTGAEAIHPGYGFLSENHHFAAVCQTWGIKFIGPPADAIEKMGIKAQARQMMMEAGVPVVPGTAGTVENIDEAKRIAEEIGYPVMVKASFGGGGRGIRVVESPNELEEALERASREAKSAFGQGDVYIEKYLRQPRHIEIQVLADNYGHVVTLGERESSLQRRRQKVLEEAPSVAMTPELRAKMSEAAVRAAQAVNYTSAGTLEFLLDENGQFYFMEMNTRVQVEHACTEMITGIDIVKEQIRVAAGLPLSITQDDVELRGWAIECRINAEDPANQFRPSPGKVTVWQEPGGPWVRVDSGAEPGYQVQPFYDSLLAKIVTWGRTRDEAIERMRRALGEFHIEGVKTTLDLHKQLMDDEEFCAGRIHTNFLAERIKGA, from the coding sequence TTGTTTAACAAAATTTTAGTCGCAAACCGGGGCGAAATAGCCATCCGGGTAATGCGTGCTGCTCGGGAACTCGGCATTAAGACGGTTGCGGTGTATTCGGATGCCGACAAAGAGGCCACGCATGTCAAATACGCGGATGAAGCTTTTCCTATTGGACCGGCTCCATCCAATTTAAGTTACTTACATATCCCAAATATTATTAACGCGGCAGTACAAACAGGAGCGGAGGCCATCCATCCCGGTTACGGATTTTTGTCCGAGAATCATCATTTTGCTGCCGTGTGCCAGACATGGGGCATTAAATTCATTGGGCCACCGGCCGATGCGATTGAGAAAATGGGAATCAAAGCCCAAGCCCGGCAAATGATGATGGAAGCAGGTGTTCCTGTGGTTCCGGGAACGGCAGGCACGGTGGAAAATATTGACGAGGCGAAGCGGATTGCCGAAGAAATTGGTTATCCTGTTATGGTGAAGGCGTCATTCGGCGGCGGGGGCCGGGGAATACGGGTTGTCGAATCGCCAAATGAATTGGAAGAAGCGTTGGAACGCGCCAGCCGGGAGGCAAAATCCGCCTTTGGGCAGGGAGATGTGTATATCGAAAAATACTTGCGGCAACCCCGTCATATTGAGATTCAAGTGCTCGCCGACAATTATGGGCATGTTGTGACATTGGGTGAACGTGAGTCGTCACTGCAGCGGCGACGGCAGAAAGTTTTGGAAGAAGCGCCTTCGGTAGCCATGACCCCAGAATTGCGGGCCAAAATGAGTGAAGCTGCCGTTCGGGCCGCCCAAGCCGTGAACTATACGAGTGCGGGAACATTAGAATTCTTATTGGATGAAAATGGGCAATTTTACTTTATGGAGATGAATACGCGGGTCCAAGTGGAACATGCCTGTACTGAAATGATCACGGGCATAGATATTGTAAAAGAACAAATTCGTGTGGCCGCGGGACTACCATTGTCGATCACGCAAGATGATGTGGAACTCCGGGGATGGGCTATTGAATGCCGTATTAATGCTGAAGACCCGGCTAATCAATTTCGACCTAGTCCCGGCAAGGTGACCGTTTGGCAGGAACCGGGCGGACCCTGGGTGCGCGTGGATTCGGGGGCGGAACCCGGCTATCAAGTTCAACCGTTTTATGATTCGCTGTTAGCCAAAATTGTGACGTGGGGACGGACTCGTGACGAAGCGATTGAACGCATGCGACGGGCGCTCGGCGAATTCCATATCGAAGGTGTGAAGACGACTTTGGACTTACACAAACAACTCATGGACGATGAGGAATTCTGTGCCGGCCGCATTCATACCAATTTCTTGGCTGAACGCATCAAGGGCGCGTAA
- a CDS encoding SpoIIIAH-like family protein, whose translation MNRPQIVRFAAFVTVLAVLLGYVVYHRTSPNATAYTTVSPQKQQAQSVTNLENYFVNYRMHRDRVMTEEIATLKALISNPSISQSAKDEATATMVRDTQELKEETQAEGLLSARGFPLSAVTITQNKAVVVIGASNLDSEQIGRIADTITEVTSLPPQDVVILPKS comes from the coding sequence ATGAATCGTCCCCAAATTGTCCGATTTGCTGCATTTGTTACCGTGTTAGCGGTGTTGTTGGGATATGTGGTCTATCACAGGACGTCCCCCAATGCCACGGCGTACACGACTGTCTCACCGCAAAAACAGCAAGCCCAGAGTGTTACAAATTTGGAAAATTATTTTGTGAATTACCGCATGCACCGAGACCGCGTGATGACCGAAGAAATTGCCACGTTGAAAGCCTTGATCAGTAATCCCTCGATATCGCAGTCAGCCAAAGATGAAGCCACGGCGACCATGGTCCGGGATACGCAAGAATTAAAAGAAGAAACCCAAGCCGAAGGTCTGTTGTCCGCTCGCGGGTTTCCCTTGAGTGCTGTGACTATCACTCAAAATAAAGCAGTCGTCGTAATCGGAGCCTCTAATCTCGATTCCGAGCAAATTGGGCGGATCGCTGATACTATTACTGAAGTCACGAGTTTGCCGCCTCAAGATGTGGTGATCCTTCCGAAATCCTAA
- a CDS encoding M24 family metallopeptidase, with amino-acid sequence MSRATRVWQKTQDLDALVICSPQNRYYLSGFTGSAGCVLIDGEHRYLLTDSRYVLQARQEAPDFEIIETRKPFDSVASLARVHEYKRIGIEAQHTTVKTYDEIQQHFPDITWVPTTGLVELERRVKDETELQCLRQAARIADEALAVVLSQIRPGISEQDLAILLETAMRQKGSEGLSFPTIVASGPRGALPHAKPSERQLQADEWVTIDFGAVYLGYHSDETVTIPVTNQARSRQLQAIYDIVYQAQKAGIAVVKPGILASKVDEVVRRVIIEAGFGEYFGHGTGHGVGLDVHEDPFLGPKPEHDVVLEAGMVITVEPGIYLPDIGGVRLEDMLVVTQEGSVRLTSWDKRLN; translated from the coding sequence ATGTCTCGTGCAACGCGTGTGTGGCAAAAAACTCAGGATTTAGATGCTCTCGTGATCTGTTCCCCTCAAAACCGCTATTATTTAAGTGGTTTTACAGGATCCGCCGGATGTGTGCTCATTGACGGGGAACACCGCTATTTATTAACTGATTCACGCTATGTGTTGCAAGCTCGGCAAGAGGCACCAGACTTTGAAATTATCGAAACCCGGAAGCCATTTGACTCCGTCGCCTCTTTGGCCCGAGTGCACGAATACAAACGCATCGGGATTGAAGCCCAACATACCACGGTTAAGACCTATGATGAGATTCAACAACATTTTCCCGACATAACGTGGGTTCCAACGACGGGGTTAGTGGAGCTTGAGCGGCGTGTCAAAGATGAGACAGAGCTGCAATGTTTGCGACAGGCTGCTCGCATTGCTGATGAAGCCTTGGCCGTAGTGCTGAGTCAGATTCGACCAGGAATCTCTGAACAAGATTTGGCCATCCTCTTAGAAACAGCTATGCGACAAAAAGGATCGGAAGGGCTGTCGTTTCCCACCATTGTGGCCTCGGGACCAAGAGGTGCTTTACCGCATGCGAAGCCGTCTGAACGGCAACTGCAAGCAGATGAATGGGTCACAATTGACTTTGGCGCCGTTTACCTGGGATATCATTCGGATGAGACGGTTACGATACCAGTAACCAATCAGGCGCGGTCTCGGCAATTACAAGCAATCTATGATATTGTATATCAGGCTCAAAAAGCGGGAATTGCAGTTGTCAAACCAGGAATTTTGGCGTCAAAGGTTGATGAAGTGGTCCGTCGCGTTATTATAGAAGCGGGGTTTGGTGAGTACTTCGGACACGGAACCGGTCATGGTGTGGGTTTGGATGTTCACGAGGACCCGTTTTTAGGCCCTAAACCGGAGCATGATGTGGTTTTGGAAGCAGGAATGGTGATTACCGTAGAGCCCGGCATTTATCTTCCCGATATTGGTGGGGTGCGATTAGAAGATATGCTGGTTGTAACCCAGGAGGGCTCAGTAAGGCTCACTTCATGGGATAAACGTTTAAATTAA
- a CDS encoding stage III sporulation protein AB — protein sequence MKLVGAIWIIAAAWWIGRLLAKPYRQRIVCLEQGLGLLDQLRAEIGWHHRVLTEAFKRASCSYSAWKPMADYLSQQIDQHETDFTTAFHHALDRVLGLWTKDRDIWENLGQVLGKSAVDYQLEHLQSAHHELARQLTDARTQGLKTARMMEALVSLTGVAIVIVLI from the coding sequence ATGAAACTGGTTGGGGCGATTTGGATTATTGCCGCCGCATGGTGGATAGGACGATTGTTGGCAAAACCCTATCGTCAACGGATTGTCTGTCTGGAGCAAGGCCTAGGACTTTTAGACCAGTTGCGGGCTGAAATTGGTTGGCATCACCGTGTTCTCACAGAGGCTTTTAAACGCGCTAGTTGCTCCTATTCCGCATGGAAGCCGATGGCCGATTATCTTTCGCAACAAATCGATCAGCACGAGACCGATTTTACGACGGCCTTTCATCATGCGCTTGACCGGGTTCTTGGATTGTGGACCAAGGATCGTGATATCTGGGAGAACTTGGGACAAGTGCTCGGAAAATCTGCGGTGGACTATCAATTGGAACACCTTCAATCGGCCCATCACGAATTGGCACGACAATTAACCGATGCGCGTACTCAGGGGTTAAAAACGGCGCGAATGATGGAAGCATTGGTCTCATTGACCGGCGTGGCCATCGTAATCGTTCTCATCTGA
- a CDS encoding ATPase, T2SS/T4P/T4SS family: MEPWGYLPNPWRDAIFQLSSDKLDNLEEVRFRLDRPVYCYGPYWVEPLKIGEQVLIGGQRDLEYIVGVIAQHSLYARTEELRHGYLTLPGGHRVGIAGKAIWEDGKIITMGDVTGLNFRKARHVEGLADALYNICARKQLDLESFLIAGPPRTGKTTLLRDCARFFSDQGERVTIVDERSELAGYHDGHYGFALGLHLDVLDGWPKAEGLNVAIRTLGPDRVIVDEIGTHEDLLAVRHALHAGVKVVASVHAQTYDDLARPGYGELSLGNLFDAVVFLHKGETPGMIHEIWHHQKQIWKGPS; encoded by the coding sequence ATGGAACCTTGGGGCTATCTTCCAAATCCATGGAGAGATGCAATTTTCCAGCTTTCTTCAGATAAACTGGACAATTTGGAAGAAGTGCGGTTTCGGCTGGATCGCCCTGTTTATTGTTATGGTCCCTATTGGGTTGAACCATTAAAAATAGGAGAACAGGTATTAATTGGAGGCCAGCGTGACCTCGAGTATATCGTAGGCGTTATTGCCCAACATTCTCTCTACGCGCGAACTGAAGAATTGCGGCACGGTTATTTGACTCTGCCGGGGGGACATCGGGTGGGAATTGCCGGTAAAGCAATCTGGGAAGACGGCAAAATTATCACGATGGGAGATGTGACGGGGTTAAATTTTCGAAAAGCACGGCATGTTGAAGGACTAGCCGATGCGCTGTACAACATCTGTGCTCGCAAGCAGCTGGATCTCGAATCGTTTCTTATTGCGGGGCCTCCCCGGACTGGGAAAACCACTTTATTGCGGGATTGTGCACGATTTTTTAGTGACCAGGGTGAGCGAGTGACGATAGTGGATGAACGCTCGGAACTGGCGGGCTATCATGATGGTCACTACGGATTTGCTTTGGGCTTGCATCTTGATGTCTTAGATGGATGGCCTAAGGCGGAAGGGCTGAATGTGGCCATTAGAACGCTCGGTCCTGACCGGGTCATTGTGGATGAAATTGGCACCCACGAAGATTTGCTGGCGGTTAGGCATGCCCTTCATGCTGGTGTCAAAGTGGTGGCGAGTGTCCATGCCCAAACCTATGACGATTTAGCTCGCCCAGGTTATGGGGAACTGTCGTTGGGAAATCTGTTTGATGCCGTTGTGTTCCTACACAAAGGAGAGACGCCCGGCATGATTCATGAAATTTGGCACCATCAAAAGCAAATCTGGAAGGGTCCGTCATGA
- a CDS encoding stage III sporulation AC/AD family protein — protein sequence MHTILKLVSLGLIGTVFLVIIREERGDIGVILRLAIGVALLLLLVSPLAQVLSGILQLVDQVKIRGVYLGLLLRVIGIAYVATFAAHIANDSGEAGIGWRIEVGAKIVILALALPLISAILHTVLKMIPS from the coding sequence GTGCACACCATACTCAAATTGGTATCTTTGGGACTTATCGGCACCGTTTTCTTGGTGATCATCCGGGAAGAACGCGGAGATATTGGAGTGATTCTGCGGCTGGCCATAGGAGTTGCTCTTCTCCTGCTCCTGGTCTCTCCCTTGGCGCAAGTGTTATCCGGCATATTGCAGTTAGTCGATCAGGTCAAAATCCGCGGAGTGTATTTAGGTTTATTACTACGGGTGATTGGCATTGCTTATGTGGCAACATTTGCAGCGCATATTGCCAATGATTCTGGAGAAGCGGGAATTGGCTGGCGCATTGAAGTGGGGGCCAAAATCGTCATTTTAGCTCTGGCATTACCGTTAATTAGTGCCATCTTACACACGGTGTTGAAAATGATTCCGTCATGA
- the glyA gene encoding serine hydroxymethyltransferase: MARHDLDVLAQVDPEVYEAIIHEEERQSNHLELIASENWTSKAVRQAVGSVMTDKYAEGYPGHRYYGGCEYMDVVERLAQERVKKLFAAEHANVQPHAGAPANLAVYFTALKPGDRVLGMNLSHGGHLTHGSPVNFSGKLYQVESYGVDQETERLDMDQVREIAKAFQPHMIVAGASAYPRILDFKAFRDIANEVGALLMVDMAHIAGLVAAGLHPSPVGFADFVTSTTHKTLRGPRGGFILTNEAWGKKIDKTIFPGLQGGPLMNLIAGKAVAFGEALTPSFRQYQVQVVENAHRLAEQLMDRGLRLVSGGTDNHLMLVDTKHSGITGLEAQERLAQVGITVNKNTIPFETEKPTVTSGIRLGTPQITTRGFKAEQIDALADIIVQTIQAPHDFNPEPLRRRVEALAHEFPLPGLDD, from the coding sequence ATGGCGCGCCATGATTTAGATGTGTTAGCGCAAGTTGATCCAGAAGTCTATGAAGCGATTATTCATGAAGAAGAACGACAATCTAACCATCTTGAGTTAATTGCATCGGAAAACTGGACCTCAAAGGCCGTTCGTCAAGCTGTCGGATCGGTGATGACGGATAAATATGCAGAAGGGTATCCCGGTCACCGCTATTATGGTGGTTGTGAATATATGGATGTCGTTGAACGGTTAGCGCAAGAACGTGTCAAAAAGTTGTTTGCGGCGGAACATGCGAATGTTCAACCCCATGCTGGTGCTCCCGCCAATTTAGCAGTATATTTCACCGCATTAAAACCGGGCGACCGCGTTCTAGGCATGAATCTTAGTCACGGGGGACATTTAACGCATGGAAGTCCGGTGAATTTTTCCGGAAAACTCTACCAGGTTGAAAGCTACGGTGTTGATCAGGAGACAGAACGTCTCGACATGGATCAGGTTCGGGAGATTGCTAAGGCTTTTCAACCCCACATGATTGTGGCGGGCGCATCGGCGTATCCTCGTATTTTGGATTTCAAGGCTTTTCGGGATATCGCTAACGAGGTGGGGGCTCTGCTCATGGTCGACATGGCCCATATTGCAGGCTTAGTCGCTGCAGGACTTCATCCGAGTCCTGTTGGATTCGCAGATTTCGTGACGTCGACTACCCACAAAACATTGCGAGGCCCGCGTGGAGGATTTATTTTAACGAATGAAGCCTGGGGAAAGAAAATTGACAAGACCATTTTTCCTGGGTTGCAAGGTGGTCCCTTGATGAATCTGATTGCGGGGAAAGCGGTGGCGTTTGGCGAAGCATTAACGCCGAGTTTTCGCCAGTACCAGGTGCAGGTGGTAGAAAATGCTCATCGTTTGGCCGAGCAATTAATGGACCGTGGTTTACGTTTAGTGTCTGGTGGCACGGATAATCATTTGATGTTGGTCGATACCAAACACAGCGGCATTACCGGGCTTGAAGCACAAGAACGTCTGGCTCAAGTGGGTATTACGGTGAACAAAAATACGATTCCCTTTGAAACCGAGAAACCTACCGTCACCTCAGGGATTCGTTTGGGCACGCCGCAAATTACGACCAGGGGATTTAAAGCCGAACAAATTGATGCGTTGGCTGATATTATCGTGCAAACCATTCAGGCCCCACATGATTTTAACCCAGAACCCTTAAGGCGACGGGTGGAAGCTCTGGCTCATGAATTTCCGCTTCCCGGGTTGGATGACTAA
- the spoIIIAC gene encoding stage III sporulation protein AC yields MTNNIDLIVRLAGIGILVTVAYSVLERLDRKEWGQLVALAGVAVGFLLVLREVQQLFNAVRTMFNL; encoded by the coding sequence ATGACGAACAATATTGATTTAATCGTGCGTCTGGCAGGCATCGGCATTCTGGTCACAGTGGCTTACAGCGTGTTGGAACGCCTAGACCGGAAGGAATGGGGACAACTGGTCGCCTTGGCAGGAGTTGCTGTGGGATTCCTTCTGGTTTTACGCGAGGTGCAGCAACTGTTCAACGCCGTGCGCACCATGTTCAACCTGTAG
- a CDS encoding stage III sporulation protein AF: MMALIGHWVKSLIIIVLLGNLAEFILPKGDLKKYAGLIVGLVLLLAMVSPIWTLMHQLQHSSASSALLGPGTGTNFTALVQQEQLAQAEAMVMSYPQVISCQLTRSAPGHYQALVKTNATIAEHTLSQYVQDALAITTGESASSLHVQVIVVNPALKRTVTQIKP, translated from the coding sequence ATGATGGCTTTAATTGGGCACTGGGTGAAGTCGCTGATTATCATCGTATTGCTGGGCAACCTTGCGGAATTTATTCTTCCCAAGGGCGATTTGAAAAAATATGCTGGGCTCATCGTGGGTTTGGTTTTGTTGTTAGCCATGGTTTCTCCCATTTGGACTCTGATGCACCAATTACAACATTCTAGTGCGTCTAGCGCGTTGTTGGGACCGGGAACAGGTACTAATTTTACTGCGCTAGTGCAACAAGAACAGCTGGCCCAAGCCGAAGCAATGGTAATGAGTTATCCCCAGGTCATCTCCTGCCAACTGACCAGGAGCGCTCCCGGACACTATCAGGCCCTGGTGAAAACCAATGCAACCATTGCCGAACACACGCTTTCGCAGTATGTCCAAGATGCTTTAGCGATAACAACCGGCGAGAGTGCCTCCTCCCTTCACGTCCAGGTCATTGTTGTGAATCCGGCACTAAAGCGCACCGTTACGCAAATCAAACCATAA
- the spoIIIAE gene encoding stage III sporulation protein AE, which yields MLKRFWIWIVAVGMIAGLSPAVYAQGIDTLVQHQAESVNTQSLDHQISQLVNPYPQIHIPTVQEMASDLLHHKNPFPLKTLLSAMGQAIAGDLAQEGRVLGVIFLLSVLAAILARLTQSIDGAGRIAELSEMVVVSALILIALHAFGVALSMVHHLLTDVVHLMESLIPLLVVLMAGSGAVASAGIFHPVMMLTVNLVAVLTRSWVLPLVLLATIVDLVGHWLPNFSLKNLALLLRQTGLTLLGGLMTLFLGVMAVEGSAGSVADGVTLRTGKFLANTFVPVVGKAFSDAMEAVLGSSMLLKNAVSVVGALTIIVLVAFPLIKLFIMMVLYRLGAAATEPLGVSGVNKTLETMATAAGWLLAITGSVALMFFLMITVVVTASNGVGL from the coding sequence ATGCTAAAGCGCTTTTGGATTTGGATCGTGGCGGTGGGGATGATTGCGGGATTATCTCCGGCTGTTTATGCCCAAGGAATTGATACGCTCGTACAACACCAAGCGGAAAGCGTCAATACCCAGTCGCTAGATCATCAAATCTCACAGCTCGTCAATCCCTATCCTCAAATTCATATTCCTACCGTCCAGGAAATGGCTTCAGACCTGCTGCATCACAAGAATCCCTTTCCGTTGAAGACCTTGTTGTCAGCCATGGGGCAGGCTATTGCTGGAGATTTAGCGCAAGAAGGCCGGGTGTTAGGGGTCATTTTTCTTCTTTCGGTGTTGGCAGCGATTTTAGCAAGGTTGACTCAATCCATTGATGGAGCGGGACGAATTGCTGAGTTGTCAGAAATGGTGGTGGTTTCCGCGCTCATTCTGATAGCATTGCACGCCTTTGGGGTGGCATTGTCTATGGTGCATCACCTGTTGACGGATGTGGTGCATCTTATGGAATCTTTAATTCCCCTGCTAGTGGTATTGATGGCAGGCAGTGGGGCGGTGGCATCGGCCGGCATTTTTCACCCCGTGATGATGCTAACCGTCAATTTGGTGGCCGTCTTAACCCGGTCGTGGGTGCTGCCATTAGTACTGCTTGCGACCATTGTGGATTTGGTTGGCCACTGGCTCCCCAACTTTTCCCTAAAAAATTTGGCCTTGTTGCTGCGTCAAACCGGGCTGACCTTATTGGGCGGGTTAATGACGTTGTTTTTGGGGGTGATGGCGGTAGAAGGGTCGGCGGGCTCAGTGGCGGATGGCGTCACATTGCGTACAGGGAAATTTCTGGCTAATACCTTTGTGCCGGTGGTTGGAAAAGCGTTTTCTGATGCCATGGAAGCGGTTTTAGGATCCTCGATGTTGCTTAAAAATGCGGTTTCGGTTGTCGGGGCTTTAACCATCATTGTCCTCGTCGCATTTCCCTTGATCAAACTCTTCATAATGATGGTGCTCTATCGTTTGGGGGCTGCGGCAACAGAACCCTTAGGCGTTAGCGGAGTTAATAAGACCTTAGAAACGATGGCCACGGCGGCGGGATGGTTGCTGGCAATTACCGGCTCCGTGGCGCTCATGTTCTTTTTGATGATTACGGTTGTGGTGACCGCATCCAATGGAGTGGGGCTGTAA